The following are encoded together in the Oscarella lobularis chromosome 10, ooOscLobu1.1, whole genome shotgun sequence genome:
- the LOC136192027 gene encoding beta-taxilin-like: MAEAEPKKTEDVIAEIQVEDDVDENVQKLLKAVADSLQKAKEFYCNDALIDEALKLIRCQSSLSQIVKAVQLSFDLLIGELSSSAIEISRLAAIVSTEEKRSEIQNGLITVLRSGDSTAKSKSYEAQLKNERTNVTLANSRADRANARAEDLSKMLQKKQRDCREKSELVEKLKKTIDQLRQKAKRQRQAIVDNSETREDALEKLLAKRIAAVLTEVQTLKTDLAAAKTEREKDLAAAKAEREKDRAKVEKLETDLAAEKTKLEQVEKRLIPLEANYEVVKAAQFIRSLENKIVPFRAKGFLLKDLTATKGYDESMPVTKQEFASAYSEWQGKPYSASWVASYGEIISTLTFERDPNAHPKVDLKDLDFSLLYSTIAPKARENISEDDVKAAFEWLAMTLEEVK, translated from the coding sequence ATGGCAGAAGCTGAGCCTAAAAAAACGGAAGACGTCATCGCAGAGATACAAgtcgaggacgacgtcgacgagaacgttcaGAAACTGCTCAAGGCGGTGGCTGATTCTCTTCAAAAGGCCAAGGAGTTTTATTGCAATGATGCTTTGATAGACGAAGCTCTCAAATTGATTCGTTGTcaatcgtcgctctcgcaGATAGTTAAAGCTGTTCAGCTGTCTTTCGATTTGCTTATAGGAGAGCTGTCTTCTTCGGCAATAGAAATTTCGAGGCTGGCAGCGATTGTGAGCaccgaagagaagagaagcgaaaTTCAGAACGGGCTTATCACTGTGCTTCGTTCCGGCGATTCGACGGCCAAATCAAAATCATATGAGGCTCAGCTCAAAAATGAACGCACAAATGTGACTTTAGCGAATTCCAGGGCTGACAGAGCAAACGCACGCGCGGAAGATTTGAGCAAGATGCTACAGAAGAAGCAAAGGGACTGTAGAGAGAAATCAGAATTGGTtgagaaactgaagaaaacaaTCGATCAGCTtaggcaaaaggcaaagagacAAAGGCAAGCAATCGTTGACAACTCAGAAACGCGCGAGGACGCCTTGGAAAAATTACTTGCAAAGAGAATAGCGGCAGTATTGACGGAAGTTCAAACTTTGAAGACAGATctagcggcggcgaagacagagagagagaaagatctagcggcggcgaaggcagagagagagaaagatagAGCGAAAGTTGAAAAATTGGAGACAGATCTAGCggcggagaagacgaaactTGAACAAGTCGAGAAAAGACTGATTCCCTTAGAGGCAAATTACGAAGTCGTGAAGGCTGCCCAATTCATCAGATCTCTTGAAAATAAAATCGTTCCGTTTCGCGCCAAAGGATTTCTTCTAAAGGATCTTACAGCGACGAAGGGGTACGACGAGAGCATGCCTGTTACCAAGCAAGAGTTTGCCTCTGCCTACTCCGAGTGGCAAGGAAAGCCATACAGCGCCAGCTGGGTTGCATCATACGGCGAAATTATTTCCACTCTCACTTTCGAGCGCGACCCCAATGCTCACCCCAAAGTGGATCTCAAAGACTTggacttttctcttctctattCGACGATTGCTCCAAAGGCTAGAGAAAACATTAGTGAAGATGACGTGAAGGCTGCCTTTGAATGGCTTGCAATGACTCTAGAGGAAGTTAAATGA